The sequence TAGTTTATGCCATCGCCAATGACAACAAAGGCTACGTACCCACTCACAATAATCAATTTTGTGAACCGTTAACGGGTGATCCTGAAATCGACATGTTAAAAAACCGCACAAAACGGTTATTTAACGACAGAGTTGGATTGCGCTGTGGTGGGCACACCAAAACCATGTTGCTACAAACCTATAAAAGAGATACCGGAGAAGTGATGCATGACTTATCGGTACCTATCCTAGTAAAAGGCAGGCATTGGGGCTCTGTAAGACTGGGTTACCGTCCATTACTATAGGAATTATTTATCACGAGCCCTTGCGATTATTCCTTGACGTTATATTCTTAAGTTATTAATTTTATTAATATACCAAGGTGATTCGATAGTTACACTCTATTGATTCACCTTAATTAGGCGTGGAAAGAGACTATGTCAGATAAACCTATCGTACTTTTGGTGGACGATACACCGGGAAATTTAGATGTTCTGATTGGTGTGTTGAATCGCCACTATCAAACACGTATTGCAATTAATGGCCCACTCGCGATAAAGCTAGCTCAAATGCAACCCCAACCAGACATTATTCTGCTCGATATTATGATGCCTGATATGGATGGGTATCAAGTCTGTGAAATCCTTAAATCTAATCCCGCCACCTCTCAAATTCCCATCATATTCGTAACGGCAAAAATATCACCAGAAGATGAGATTAAAGGGTTAGAACTTGGTGCTGCTGACTATTTAACAAAACCGATAACCCCCGCCATCGCGCAGCAACGCATCAAAACTCAGCTATCTCTTTATGATCAAAAGAGATCCTTATACGAAAAAGTATTGGAACAGACGAAAGAGATCAACCACAGCAAATTGGAAACTATCCATAGTCTGGGCAGAGCAGCAGAGTATAAAGATAACGAAACAGGTATGCACGTCATGCGCATGAGTCGATACTGTCACGTTTTAGCACTCGCGGTAGGGATGAGCCAAGAAGATGCCGACACATTACGCGATGCTGCGCCTATGCATGATGTGGGTAAAATTGGTATTCCAGACAGTGTTCTACTTAAACCTGGTAAACTTGACCGCGAGGAATGGTCCACAATGCAAACACATGTAGAGATAGGTGTCAGTATTTTAGGCCAGTACAGTGATTCTAAATTAATGTTAATGGCGATAGATGTCGCCCAAAACCACCATGAAAAATGGGACGGAAGTGGTTACCCTAAAGGTATCAAAGAACAAGAAATTCCAATTACAGGAAGAATCGCGGCTGTCGCGGATGTTTTTGATGCGCTTACTTCTGAACGACCATATAAAGAGGCTTGGCCAGTTGAAAAAGCGGTTAATTTGTTAACTGAAGAGAGAGGTAAACATTTTGACCCACAGATTGTCGATCTATTTATCGAAAATCTAGATGAAATGTTAGACATTAAATCTCAATTCAAAGACTAAAGTGATTCAATATATGTGGTGCCATTTAGCCCGACTATTAGTTTCTCTGTTATTAATTTCCTTATCAGCAAATGCGAACGAACCATTCGATTCGCTTTCTAACCAACAGAAAGATTGGTTAGATAAAAAACAGTCTCTGACTGTTGTCGCTTTGTCTAATAGAGCACCCTATTCTTATCTAGATAATAATGGTGAATTATCAGGTCTAGTTAAAGATTACAGCGCCTTACTGGCGCAAGCCTATAACATCGATATCGATTTCTTAGTCGTAGACAATGAACAACAAGTACGTAATGCAATCAAAGCTGGCAAAGCCGACTTTTATCTCTTTTCAAGTACCTTTCTCAAGCCTGTTCCAGAGTTTTCCATTTCAAAAGCGATGGTTCCATTTCAATTATCTATTATTTCATCAAGGCCTCACGGTGTAATAAGTAAAGTACGTCAGCTAGAAAATAAAAAGATTGCTATTATTGCTGGCAGCAATGACATCTTAGCTACTCCCGAATTTGCAACTCAATATAATGTCGTTGGCTATGATACTTTGATCGACGCGCTGCGAGCATTAAGCCAAGGGGATATTGATGCACTTGTTACTGAACCCATCAGTGCGATGGACCAAGGACAAAAGCTCGGTATAAAAGGGTTGGTCTCGGTGCAACCAGTCCAAAAGTGGAATAGACTCAACGCTGGTGCACTAATAAATAGTAATAATGCTGTACTTACTTCTATTATTAACCATTTTGTAGACACTCTTAACTACTCAGACAAAAACCGTTTACTCAAAAAATGGATTTCACCATCTCCATACCGACCTAGCCTATCTGGCGTCTTTAGTTATGGGCTTGCACCGTATGCCTACTCTGATAGTACGACCATGGGATTGCAATACTCAGTAATCCAACACATACTTTTGGAAATGGGATATCAAATAGGTCAAGTCGATACCCTACCCACAGCAGCTAGACAAAACGCAATCAAACAAGACCCTTCTATAGACTTTGTTATTGACTTAGATGACGCGCAAGCGGCAAAACGGGAATTTACCCAATCAGTCATGAAACTAAACTATATTCCCGTTACCTTAGCGGCTCGACAACTCAATCTAAACAGCAACGGACAAAGCCTCCATGTTTCAGCGGTACTTTATGATGATAAATCAATAGGGCGTAATGCGGTCACAAAAATGACACAACAATTGAAACCCGCTTCTTTAGAGTTCGAACATGACATTGGCAATGCCATTGAACAGCTTAAAGCGCAAACTATAGATGTATTGCTGATTGAAAAAAGAGTTCTAGAGTGGTTCGTCATACATAGCGGTACGGTAGATCCAAGCACCTTGCAATACCATCCAGACCAATCAAGTTGGTTTACAGTGCCCATTGAGTTTGGTGATGATGGTATTCGAAAGCAATTTGACGCTGCTTTTCAATACCTTGCAAACGATTCATCTCGAATTGAAGATCTTATTTCTATCAATCTTAATAAAGATTTACGGGAGCATATCAAAAAAGCAAAAATACTAGCGTATGTTGCAGGTCTATACGTTGTAGACAAAGAGATAGGTGATTTCACCAGTATATTGAATCTGTTTGACCTGCAGTCAGAAGCTGACTACGTAGAATTGTATAGCAACTCCTCGCTTCCTCCCGAACGTTCTTGGCAAGTTGAAAACAATCAAATGGTCATGACCGCAGACAAAATAGATGCTCGGCAACACACATCGGTTACACAGCAGATCTTTTACAGAACAACAAACGGAGATCGAAAAGCAGGTTTTCTCAAAGTCTATTTTGATGTTAATAAATTACTAAGTGATCACGCATATTTCCCATCTTTAGGTGCACTGGATGAACTTGAAAGCGACACCTATAACTATATTTCTAAGCTCTACCAAAGTCATGGCCTAAGTGGCGAAGTACTCAACTTAAATAAACAAGAAAGAGAGTGGCTCACCAATAACCGTCAAGTAGATATCGGTATTGACCCTAATGCCCTGCCATACGAACGCTTAGACGCCAACGGGGAATACTCCGGAATGATCAATGATTACTTGCAACTCATCAAAACCAAAACAGGTCTCAACATTGATATCACTAGAGTTAAAAACTGGAGTGGTACGATGGCTCTTGCCGATTATGGTTTAGTTGATTTAGTCTCTGCCGCTGTAGAAAACCAAACACTTACAGAAAATTATCGTCATACTGAACCTCTTTTTTCAAGCCGCCTTGCGATTGCTTCAACGTTTAACCATTCTGATTTAGAACTTAAGAATGCCAATGGGATGGCGATTGGACTGCTAACTAGTTCAGCAAATACGCAGTCCATCATGACTGCGTTTCCTAACGTTAATTGGAAATTGGTCGCTAATACTGAAGAAGGGCTAGAGAAAATTAAAGCGGGTGAGTTGGTTGGTATGATAGACACCTTACACGTGCTCAATTACTTAATAAATACACTTGGCTATAATGATCTGAAAATAGTAAACAGAATCGATTATTACGTCACACCGAGTTTCCATGTCTTAAAAAATAAACCTATATTATTAACCATTTTAAACAAAGCAATTCTCTCCATTAGCGCTTCTGAACACAAAAAAATAGAAACAAAATGGAGCGCGCCAAAGGCGATTGAGCGAATAAACTATCAGCTTGTTTATACCATTGCTGGCTTCTCAGTTTTTATTTTACTCCTAATTTTTGCTTGGAATAGGCAACTAAAAAAGCAAATCAACATCGCAAATGAAGCCAAAAAGAAACTCGAACAAGCCCAGAATCAGCTTTACACCATCCTCAATACATCCCCTATTGCCGCTAGTGTCATTATTGACGGTAAAGTTATATACATTAACGAAACCGCAAAACGATTATTCCAAATAGATGATGAGCTGGTCGCCGATTTCGACGTAAACACAATCTATAGCGACCCCACAGCGCGACATGAAATGACCCAACGTATGGCCTCAGATGGTAAAATAGAAAGTACTGAACTCGTGTTAAAAAAAACAGATGGTCAGATATTTACAGCGTTAACCAGCTACTATCAACTTGATATAAATGGAAAATTAGCGAACTTGTTCTGGGCTTATGATATTTCAGAACTGAAACGATTAAACCATCAACTCGAAGAAGCCAAAATCGAAGCGGACAGCGCCAATAAAGCTAAGTCGGACTTTCTTGCAAACATGAGCCACGAGATCCGCACCCCTATGAACGCTATCATTGGCATGTCTTATCTCGCTATTCCAGAAATCACCAATAAGATCGCAAAAAATTATGTCGAAAAAGTCCACTATTCCGCACAATCGTTACTCACTATCATCAACGACATCTTAGACCTATCTAAGATTGAATCGGGCCACCTTGAGTTTGAGTCAATACCATTTCAGCTGTCCAAGCCTT is a genomic window of Vibrio algarum containing:
- a CDS encoding HD domain-containing phosphohydrolase, producing the protein MSDKPIVLLVDDTPGNLDVLIGVLNRHYQTRIAINGPLAIKLAQMQPQPDIILLDIMMPDMDGYQVCEILKSNPATSQIPIIFVTAKISPEDEIKGLELGAADYLTKPITPAIAQQRIKTQLSLYDQKRSLYEKVLEQTKEINHSKLETIHSLGRAAEYKDNETGMHVMRMSRYCHVLALAVGMSQEDADTLRDAAPMHDVGKIGIPDSVLLKPGKLDREEWSTMQTHVEIGVSILGQYSDSKLMLMAIDVAQNHHEKWDGSGYPKGIKEQEIPITGRIAAVADVFDALTSERPYKEAWPVEKAVNLLTEERGKHFDPQIVDLFIENLDEMLDIKSQFKD
- a CDS encoding ATP-binding protein: MWCHLARLLVSLLLISLSANANEPFDSLSNQQKDWLDKKQSLTVVALSNRAPYSYLDNNGELSGLVKDYSALLAQAYNIDIDFLVVDNEQQVRNAIKAGKADFYLFSSTFLKPVPEFSISKAMVPFQLSIISSRPHGVISKVRQLENKKIAIIAGSNDILATPEFATQYNVVGYDTLIDALRALSQGDIDALVTEPISAMDQGQKLGIKGLVSVQPVQKWNRLNAGALINSNNAVLTSIINHFVDTLNYSDKNRLLKKWISPSPYRPSLSGVFSYGLAPYAYSDSTTMGLQYSVIQHILLEMGYQIGQVDTLPTAARQNAIKQDPSIDFVIDLDDAQAAKREFTQSVMKLNYIPVTLAARQLNLNSNGQSLHVSAVLYDDKSIGRNAVTKMTQQLKPASLEFEHDIGNAIEQLKAQTIDVLLIEKRVLEWFVIHSGTVDPSTLQYHPDQSSWFTVPIEFGDDGIRKQFDAAFQYLANDSSRIEDLISINLNKDLREHIKKAKILAYVAGLYVVDKEIGDFTSILNLFDLQSEADYVELYSNSSLPPERSWQVENNQMVMTADKIDARQHTSVTQQIFYRTTNGDRKAGFLKVYFDVNKLLSDHAYFPSLGALDELESDTYNYISKLYQSHGLSGEVLNLNKQEREWLTNNRQVDIGIDPNALPYERLDANGEYSGMINDYLQLIKTKTGLNIDITRVKNWSGTMALADYGLVDLVSAAVENQTLTENYRHTEPLFSSRLAIASTFNHSDLELKNANGMAIGLLTSSANTQSIMTAFPNVNWKLVANTEEGLEKIKAGELVGMIDTLHVLNYLINTLGYNDLKIVNRIDYYVTPSFHVLKNKPILLTILNKAILSISASEHKKIETKWSAPKAIERINYQLVYTIAGFSVFILLLIFAWNRQLKKQINIANEAKKKLEQAQNQLYTILNTSPIAASVIIDGKVIYINETAKRLFQIDDELVADFDVNTIYSDPTARHEMTQRMASDGKIESTELVLKKTDGQIFTALTSYYQLDINGKLANLFWAYDISELKRLNHQLEEAKIEADSANKAKSDFLANMSHEIRTPMNAIIGMSYLAIPEITNKIAKNYVEKVHYSAQSLLTIINDILDLSKIESGHLEFESIPFQLSKPLKDVDQLMQIKAQEKGIEFTTFEDEGCNQLLLGDPLRLFQVILNLVSNAVKFTDQGSVKIFAKVIKSKQDTAEITVSVQDTGIGISQENIEHLFDAFSQADTSTTRKYGGTGLGLNISQKLLNGMGSTMEVSSEHGVGSQFSFCLTLPFANQEQIDLHSEMIKENSKSIQFKGQRLLLVEDNEFNQELAIAMLNKINLHADIASDGSQAVTLASENEYPLVLMDLQMPIMDGYQATNEIRKNDIEIPILAMSANVLSDVKERATLAGMNGFIEKPVELTILAKTLSNWLEFERFESESDPTMQPPSIQETPSVFSLHSANIFTNGDTALLNKLITKFIKNAPTQLESIQQSCLKGALSEGELTAHTLKSMAASIGAQQLSATMQIIETLCASSVNTPKLPEAILTATDQLAQLLPHLDENLISNVETTAVPPQSDTNTISNAELLAIKEKVQTYDGAAITMLDQAIEKNNAHSEKTEKVKNALERYDFEQALSVIDEMLKEH